The sequence tgcacaaaaaATCATAAAGGTAAGACTTACAGGCCAGTGAAGTAATTTCTCAGCATTCTCAGCTCTCCATCCCACTGCAAATACATTTCGTTATTACTTTCCACACACAGCATGTTTGTAAAGAGTAAATTTGTGTGTCTTTCTCAGGGAAGTGCCTCTAAGAATTAGAGATTACCCAtgacttttaaaatctgaaagttCATCCAGGATTAGTCCTAATAGGTCTCACTTCAGTAGATGGACGCATCTTCATAGTGGAATTTGCCTTGAGACCAGATCCTGGGACTGGAGGCTTGACCATTGCCACAGAGTAAACACTGACTGAATAAACGCAACAAGTGCCTCTTGAACTTTACTCCAACAAAAACGTAGAGCACAGGGTTGAGGCAGCAGTGGGAGAAAGCAATTTTACGGCTGATGTGAAAGGCGAGCTTGGAGTCTTTTTCGTACTGACAGGTGGGTGGTGGAAAAGTAATCAGAAAGCTGAGGATGTTATAAGGTGCCCAGCTTaggaaaaaagccaccacaaTAATAAGGATGAGTTTCACCGTTCTGTGCTTTCTGCGAGATCTTGCTCCGAGCAGGATTATGAGTATCTTGAAGTAACAGAATACAATAAccccaaaggaaaacaggaagagtACATTTCGCAGATAGATGTCCACCTTTTTCCATTTCCCATCAGCATAATCACAGGTCTTGCCCTCTTCCAATTTTTCTTGCACTGTGGTGTGAATCACCTCGGGAACCACAATTAATATGCTAGCAGTCCAAACAACCAAGCTCACCAGAAATCCACAGCGCTGCGTCTGGGATCTCAAAGTCGAGAGGGGGTTCACTACGGACAAGTACCGCAGGATAGTCATGAGAGTCAAAAAGAAAACACCGCTGTAGTAGCCAATGGAGAAAACAGCATTCACGGCTTTGCAAAGGAACTCACCAAAAATCCACCCGAAGGTCTGGTCCACTGCCCAGAATGGCAACATGCAGGAGAAGACTAAATCAGAGACACAGAGATTCATGATGAAGACGTTTGTTAAAGATGTAAAGTTTTCATATTTGAATAGGATCCATAACACTAGAGTGTTTCCTAGCAGGCTGAGCAAAAATGCCGTAGTGTAGAGGACAGTGGTGAGATGGGTGTTGAATACAAAATAGTCGCCCATTTCGCAGACATTGCTGTCATAAGAGTATTTGTATGAGTAATTATCGTCTGGATCAGGTGTATAAAGTTCTTCATCCATTTGTCTGTGCAAAGCTTGCACTGTTCTCCAGCAGCTATTTTTAAGAACTGCAACAATCAAACCAAAATTTTGGTGAAAATCAACCCAATAACTAAACTCTCACTGTGGAGGCTTctgttttaaaagacaaaaagaagcagTGAAACTACCTTGTTTGTCCtggttttgggagagaaaagaatCATTTCCCCTTATGATTCAAACATGAACAGGTAGATACTAAAGATTTATCCTCAAAGCAACGTCAAGGTCTTAAATACTTAAGAAGTCAGAGACTAAGACGTTTCTAAACCAATATGGTCGGTGAAAACTGCTAATTATTAAGCTTCTACTAAGTGAAGGTTGAGGGTGCGGGGTTTTTTTAACGTAAGTATCCCAGGTGCCAAGACTTTCAAATCTGctactacttttaaattttctggaGGGTATCAAATTCCTAAACACTTCACCATATATATGATTCTTTGTCACCAAGGTTCAGCACTGCAGAAACCTAAAGAGCTGAGCAGTACCAGTATCAACAAGCATAAGCATTAAGAATGGAAAAAGCCATGCTTCTTACAGATTTTCATCTTGAGGTTGGTTGATATCTAACAATCTCCAAGCTGTGATGGAAGCATCCCCATGTTGGGCGCTCCATGCACCTTTGTGGCTGGCTGATTCTCAGGTGTGAGACAGGAACGGAGCTCACATCACACCCCTTTTCTGAGGGCTGCTGCCCTCAGCCTGTCTGCTGATCTGCTGGTAGGAATTTAATCCCAACTGGAtggttgaaactggccagtgtcaAAAATCACTGCGACTTGGAAGATGACATACAATCAGGTGAACATGCAAGGGTAGCATGGTCACAGTAGCCTCACGTCTTTACAAAATTAAGCTCAAAAATAGGTATAGAAAGATCAGTAATGGCTCCAACCAATGGTTCAAAGTCAAAATTAATGTTATTGCTGATGAAGGCTTACCTACAGCACTGTGTTTAGATCCTGATTTGACTGGTGCCAGTGAGAGACCTGCCACTGATCTCTTTGGAAGTACAGTCACAAGAAGAAAACTCCACAGCTCGGGCCAAAATTGTGCTGgtgacattttcctttttgtattAGCGAAAGCAGAATCTGCCTGCTCCGGCCAGGAAAAGGCATGCTGCCTTGGCAGGACGGGAGGGGTATGTCTACACCAGGTAAGCATCCCAGGGagtgctgctggctgccagccTTTAATGCCATCCATAGGGGTAGGTGGCTCAGGTCAGACAGAGCATGGCACAGGCAGCACAGACCAGGGATCATCTATCCACTGGGATGTGGTCACACAGTTTTGGAGGCGAGGGATGTGTGGAACTCAGTGTGACAGCAAGTGGCCCTGGCATGTTTATCACAGTCACAGTCCTAACTGGAAATTGTGCTTGTGACCCTCAGTCTATACTATGCTGCCATCTTCAGGCATGCAGGACAAGTCCCTGCCAAGGCAGTCATCCTCTCTGGTTTTACTTGACTGTACAGATGACACTTAAGCAACACATGGGCTAGATTGAGGTCTTGACCACCATCGTGTCCTGTTTCAGCTCAGGTTGGAGGTATGAACACTTCCAAGCAGCTGTCCTAAGGGAGCAGAGGAGCCTCTTTGCTCCTCTGAGTAAAGGTTCTCCATGGATGAGACGACAGTGCCAACCACTGTCTTCATCACTTTTGCTCTCATCCCATGCTGGCAGCCCAGTGCCAGTAAGACTCCAGGCAAGACTGCCCACCCGCCAGGAGCTACACAGCCAGCAggtctgctgctgggctgctcctCACCTCTGCTGCAATTGCTGCTGGCCCTTGAGACAGGAAACATCTCACAAAGACCTCAGCCAGGATCCCTGCTTCTGACTGGGAGTTATTCTGACCTGCACACGTCCTGTCCCTCATTAGCCCGTGTTATTCTGCTCTTCACACCCCTGCAGAAGGTCAGGCAGTGGTTAGAGACCCAGGTATCTGCTGTGGGGCATTGCTCACCCCCTTGCTTGCTGTCAGGAGCTGAACAACGCTTGCAAGGCAGAGACTGCCATTTTGCAAAGGTATTTTGAGATTCTGTCAGATAACGGTTAAgtgccaagttaaaaaaaaaggttatgaaaGAATCTATTTCCTTCACAGGTCAGGTGATAAAAACTGGTAAATTGTTTCTACAGTCCAAATAGGCTCTGTTTTCTGATGTCCACCTTCCCTGAGAGCACTGATACTGAGCGTGCGGGCACTTAAGTCAGGCAGGTCTAGCTGAGATTGGAAACCCTGCCAGGAGCTCCTTCTGCTTTCATCATCAAATCTCTGTCTGCCTTGGTAtcttacccaactggtttaaaagGCTCTCTCTTGTGCTCTGGGAGGAGCCAGAGGAATGGTTGCATGGGGCCAGGTGTTCTCCCTCCAATTTTGTGCTCAGCATGTCCAGAGAAAGTAGAAAAATGCTTCCATTAAGTAGCTTGCTCTCAGTTGCTTCTTAATGCTGCGAGGTTAGTTCTTGGCTAATACCCTCGTTCACAAAACAAATTCATTTGTCTGTCTTGGATTTCCTCCTTGGAGCCACTGCCAGATCCATAAATCTGGGCAATGGGCATTTGAGCAATCAGAAAAAGTCACTCTGTCCTTAGACAGACAATCTTGTGGGCCACTAACGCACCTATGCAAAGCTATGCAGCAAGGCATAGTCCTTGTTGCCAAGAGCTCACCACCTTGGCATCCAGGGAGCCTGGATGAGGCTGAGGTGCACTGCTGCATCCACcaccacattcagctcctcagttTCCAAGCACCCGCTGGCTCCCAGATGTCTTGTCCTCATCAGGTTGCATCATCTCTCCACCTTGCTCTTGGAGAGGTGGCAATTTAGCCTCTGCTTACCGCAGCAGttgcttttcctccctcagctATTAAACCTTTCCCAGGATGGTGTCCTCAGTCTGTTCCTCACCTCTTGTCTGCTGAGGaatctgaaatcatagaatcatagaattgcctaggttggaaaagacctttaatatcttccagtccaaccatcaacctaacactgccaaaaacaccactaaaccatgtccctaagcaccatggctaccaatcttttaaatacctccagggatggctttCCTCTCCTGTTTGCTGTGGGGACAGGTGCTGCAGGTGTTGCTCCACCATTGTTCACAATGAGTGCAGGCTGCCTGGTGCATGGTACCTCCATGCTGTGCTCCCCGGAGAGGCGAGACCTCTGTGGAGGACCTCGCTGCTGACCTGCCCTCAGAGGCTTGTCATTCTTGGGGCAGACGTAGCTTTGCACTGCATTCTCAATTATAACCCATCTATATGATGCAGCACGCTGTCCTGCATCGCTTGGTGCAGGCTCCATGTAATTACAGATGGAGGCTCCAGCCTACAAAACATCAGATCTCCGGGGTGGCTGATCAGGACTAAGTATGTGCCTTGATATCGTGTTTGTACCAGCTGGGAAGCCCTCCATCAGGTCAGTGATGGTAAGGAGCATCTTACAGGAACCTAAGACACTTGGATCTTCTCCTTCCTGCTTCAGGTTCGGTAAAAAACTCCTGGCATCAAAACCTGTATATCTGCTCTATTGTATTTTGTCTCCCCCGCTTTCTACTCTATAAATTAGAAATGCTGGACATGGATTTTCAGTTAAAACACATGCAAATGAGATAAAAAATTTATGTGATTGAGTCAACGGGCTAAGAACGTTAGCGTCACATGAAATATCGTGCAACTATTTTCAGCATACGTATAATGATACAAGTGAGAGCAGAAGTTGGCTGAAAGATGGAAATTACCTTAATTTCTGTTGTCAGGACAGATAGGAACAGAGGAAAAACACATCCTACAGTTTAAAGTCATCCTGCCCTTGTGAAGGGCACTCAACAAGGCATTCAACATTCATTTCACTCCTGGTCAGAGGAGCCACATAGCCCCTCACCAGGGGTTACACCAGcctcctccccaggcagaggcagctgaGACAGCTCCCTTTAAGAAGATTCCTGGCATTTACACAGACAAACTGGGGCTAACATCATCTGAATTGGAAAGGTCCAGTCTTATCACATGAGGGGAATATAGTAGAGAGGCTCTCAAAGAAGCCCCCTGCCATAAGGCATGCACTGATGGGACCTACCTCGGGAGCATTTTTTACTCGTTTTAGTCAAACTCCTGCTGGAGCCACTGGGTTTCACAGCTTGTTCTCCagctcaggaaaaataaataaaaatagctagCTGGCTTTGCAGGACAGCTTACTCTTTAGCTACCCAGGCAGCAGAGTCAAATCAGAAAATCAATTTCTGCTCCCCCAAACTGGAATTTTTCTGGTAGCTGCTTCCGTCACCTATCTCTTGCTCCAGTTTGGAACacgaaaaaaaaatcccaaatgggACTTTTTTGGCAGGAAACGATTAAGAGTCTGAACCCCACTCCTGAAACATATATATGAGTTCAAGTTTACGTACTAAGTACCACCACAATCAAGTCAGGATCAGCTTACAGCATCTACGTAGACACGCAGAATTAATGCTTCTGGGACTTGCCATGCAAAGAATGATGTTTTTCAGAATTCCTGCCATAGCACTGCTGGAGCAGCAGCCCTCCCCCTCATCCAAAGTCACCAGGGGAGTAAAATTAGCAGCCAAGTCTGTTTTTACAATGAGGAAGAGGTTAtgattttctcttctctccctctccagctTCTCCTTTCCCAAGAGCTGTAAACACCCTCTGGGCCCTTTATCAGTTTCACTGTAGCTTCCTCTGTTCCATATTTTTTTGGGCGGGGGGGGAAATCTGGCATTTACACTCTGCTTTTGAAACAGCTGCTACCTTTACTTTGATTACCAAGCCACACCTGTggacaggggacagcagggaaCAAAAATGTCACTGCAGGTTACCCGCGATCAACAGGACGTGCTGGCATTCGGCGGGtccctcctggggcactgccgcagcccctctcctgccaccctgctGGGGCGCTGGTGTCTGAGGGCATATGGTCTGCAAGACCATGGTGCGTGATGATGAAACCGTGACCTCACACCTATTTGATCCGTAGGTTTTCTTGGCACTAAGGCTGGTCAGAAAGGATGCGGTCCTGATGGCTGAGCAGCAGCCGTCAAACAGAGCACTCAGGCAGGAGTAACCTTGGCTGAAGAGGCTTGTGTGGAAGTGGAGGTGGCTGGCATCCAGCCTGTGGTTGCCCACAATGGGCTTCCAGCCCATGTGGTTGCAGCTCTGGGTATTTCCCAAGGCGAAGGAGCAATCCAGCTCCTTAATTTGGGTAGATGGTGCAAAGGAAGGCATCGCTCCCGGCTTGCATCTGGACAAAGTTTGGCCATGGTTTTCCTGGTAGTTCATGCAAGGATGGTATGAGCAAGTGAGCACCCTGGGGGTGAGAAGAAATGGTCCTTCTGGTAATAAATGACTGGAGCTTTCCAGGGTTTTCTGGGTGGCGAAATTGTCTGTTTGTTTCTACCATGTAGATGAGCGAGACTTGTATGTATTTTTTGCACACAAGGAGAATGCATTGATCTCTGTCTGACATGTAATTCTGATTTGTCTTAATAGCAACACTCCTACCAAGCACCAAACACTAGCGCATTTCTCACAGGCCAGACAGCGGTGACAGGACATATCGCTTTCCCATCTGCTCCACAGAGACTATAAATGCTCCGTTATTCAGCTGTGAAAAGAGCCTCACTTTGGTTCTTAGTAACTGGGTTTGTTGGCAGTTGAAAACAAGCAAATTCACTTCTTATTGTTTTTACTAAAGCAGAACATATCTGCAGGTTTCTGCTGTCCACAAATTGTTGCCACACACACATGCTTTGTCTCTCTATGTGTCGATGTACATGATGTATCGTCTTGACCATATACTACAAGATGGGGCTGTCCTTGGGAGCGCTCACAGACACTACACCATATATTTAATCAGCA comes from Numenius arquata chromosome 7, bNumArq3.hap1.1, whole genome shotgun sequence and encodes:
- the XCR1 gene encoding chemokine XC receptor 1, translating into MDEELYTPDPDDNYSYKYSYDSNVCEMGDYFVFNTHLTTVLYTTAFLLSLLGNTLVLWILFKYENFTSLTNVFIMNLCVSDLVFSCMLPFWAVDQTFGWIFGEFLCKAVNAVFSIGYYSGVFFLTLMTILRYLSVVNPLSTLRSQTQRCGFLVSLVVWTASILIVVPEVIHTTVQEKLEEGKTCDYADGKWKKVDIYLRNVLFLFSFGVIVFCYFKILIILLGARSRRKHRTVKLILIIVVAFFLSWAPYNILSFLITFPPPTCQYEKDSKLAFHISRKIAFSHCCLNPVLYVFVGVKFKRHLLRLFSQCLLCGNGQASSPRIWSQGKFHYEDASIY